From Ficedula albicollis isolate OC2 chromosome 5, FicAlb1.5, whole genome shotgun sequence, one genomic window encodes:
- the VCPKMT gene encoding protein-lysine methyltransferase METTL21D, protein PQRAAGGVGCVVWDAALVLAKFLETGAFPFARRRVLELGAGTGAVGIMAATLGANVTVTDLEELQELLLINIENNKHLVTGSVRAKVLKWGEDVTEFQPPPDYILMADCIYYEESLEPLLKTLKDLTGPDTRVLCCYEQRTMGKNPEIERKYFELLQKDFELERIPLDRHDEEYRSADIHIVSIHRKCTNCPS, encoded by the exons ccccagagggcGGCCGGCGGCGTGGGCTGCGTGGTGTGGGACGCTGCTCTGGTGCTCGCCAAGTTCCTGGAGACCGGCGCTTTCCCCTTCGCCCGCCGCCGCGTCCTGGAGCTGGGCGCGGGCACCGGCGCCGTCGGCATCATGGCAGCCACGCTGGG GGCGAACGTGACGGTCACagacctggaggagctgcaggagctgttgtTGATTAATATTGAGAATAACAAGCACCTGGTCACAGGGTCCGTCAGAGCCAAGGTACTGAAATG gggtgAAGATGTAACTGAATTTCAGCCTCCCCCTGATTATATACTCATGGCTGATTGCATTTACTATGAGGAG TCCTTGGAGCCCTTGCTGAAGACCCTGAAGGACCTGACAGGCCCTGACACTCGTGTCCTGTGCTGCTATGAACAGAGGACTATGGGGAAGAACCCTGAAATTGagagaaaatactttgaa CTGCTTCAGAAGGACTTTGAGCTGGAGAGAATTCCCCTGGACAGGCACGACGAGGAGTACCGGAGCGCAGACATCCACATCGTCAGCATCCACAGGAAGTGCACG AATTGCCCATCGTGA
- the ARF6 gene encoding ADP-ribosylation factor 6, with protein MGKVLSKIFGNKEMRILMLGLDAAGKTTILYKLKLGQSVTTIPTVGFNVETVTYKNVKFNVWDVGGQDKIRPLWRHYYTGTQGLIFVVDCADRDRIDEARQELHRIINDREMRDAIILIFANKQDLPDAMKPHEIQEKLGLTRIRDRNWYVQPSCATTGDGLYEGLTWLTSNYKS; from the coding sequence ATGGGCAAGGTGCTGTCCAAGATCTTCGGGAACAAGGAGATGCGGATCCTGATGCTGGGGCTGGACGCGGCCGGCAAGACCACGATCCTGTACAAGCTGAAGCTGGGCCAGTCGGTGACCACCATCCCCACCGTGGGCTTCAACGTGGAGACCGTCACCTACAAGAACGTCAAGTTCAACGTGTGGGACGTGGGCGGCCAGGACAAGATCCGGCCCCTGTGGCGGCACTACTACACGGGCACGCAGGGGCTCATCTTCGTGGTGGACTGCGCCGACCGCGACCGCATCGACGAGGCGCGGCAGGAGCTGCACCGCATCATCAACGACCGGGAGATGCGGGACGCCATCATCCTCATCTTCGCCAACAAGCAGGACCTGCCCGACGCCATGAAACCCCACGAGATCCAGGAGAAACTGGGCCTGACCCGGATCAGGGATAGGAATTGGTATGTGCAGCCCTCCTGTGCCACGACGGGGGATGGACTCTACGAAGGGCTGACGTGGTTAACGTCCAATTATAAATCCTAA
- the LOC101817805 gene encoding 40S ribosomal protein S29, with protein MGHQQLYWSHPRKFGQGSRSCRVCSNRHGLIRKYGLNMCRQCFRQYAKDIGFIKLD; from the exons ATGGGTCACCAGCAGCTCTACTGGAGCCACCCCAGGAAGTTCGGACAGGGCTCCCGCTCTTG CCGCGTGTGCTCCAACCGCCACGGCCTCATCCGCAAATACGGGCTCAACATGTGCCGGCAGTGCTTCCGCCAGTACGCCAAGGACATCGGCTTCATCAAG CTGGACTGA